The following DNA comes from Capsicum annuum cultivar UCD-10X-F1 unplaced genomic scaffold, UCD10Xv1.1 ctg4970, whole genome shotgun sequence.
GCCTTTGGGAGTGAATAACTCACCCATTGTTTCAAGCTAAGATCTCCTAGTAAACGTTTCCAGCAACATGATCCCGTAACTGTATACGTCACACTTTGTTGACACTAGTCCATTCAGTCCATACTCTATAGTTAAACAATTATTTAAAAGATGCAATACACTTTCTAGctggaaaaaaaaaggaaaatcagCAAAAATAAGAGACGTACCCGGTGCAATATAACCCAGTGTTGCTAAGGTTTTAGTGTACAAATCACCCTGATCTTCACCAAGCAGTTTTGAAATGCCAAAGTCGCTGAAGTGGgcaaccatatcctcatccagcAAGACGTTACTAGGCTTCAGATCACAGTGGATCACAGGCGACGAGCATCCATGGTGAAGATATTCCAAAGcacatgccacatctatcatTATGCTTAGTCTCTGCCTGATGTCGAGGAAGTCATTGTGCGAATACAAATATTTCTCAAGGCTCCCATTAGGCATATACTCGAGAACTAAAGCCTTGAAATCAAGATTAGAACAACTAGTAATGACTTTTACAAGATTCCTATGGCGAAGGCTACGAAAAACTTCACATTCCGTATCAAAACTCTTGAATGCCACATCCAGTTGCAGGTTGAACACTTTAACTTCAATGAAAGTTCCACTTCTGAGAACGCCTTTGTAAACTGAGCCAAAACTTCCGGAACCAACCAGATTACTCCCACTAAGCACATTAGTTGCTCGGAGAAGTTCATAGTATGAAATCCTTTCTCTTGCTACGGTAGACAATGAATCAGCTTGCTGAGGAGCACTTTTACCACTTCTATACATTATCCATAGGAGCACAAAGGTTAAAGG
Coding sequences within:
- the LOC107869273 gene encoding receptor kinase-like protein Xa21, with the protein product MVGSIPTSIGNLRDLQRFNLSSNKFTGFIGDHICKLQHLGDIYFGQNQFSGSLPYCFGNITSLRENLQDLVVLELSSNNMVGSLPQEIGNLKAVTKMDLSMNQFSNEIQREIGGLQTLAYLSLRHNKLQGAIPDSMSNMVVVFVPLTFVLLWIMYRSGKSAPQQADSLSTVARERISYYELLRATNVLSGSNLVGSGSFGSVYKGVLRSGTFIEVKVFNLQLDVAFKSFDTECEVFRSLRHRNLVKVITSCSNLDFKALVLEYMPNGSLEKYLYSHNDFLDIRQRLSIMIDVACALEYLHHGCSSPVIHCDLKPSNVLLDEDMVAHFSDFGISKLLGEDQGDLYTKTLATLGYIAPEYGLNGLVSTKCDVYSYGIMLLETFTRRS